Genomic segment of Cytobacillus suaedae:
GAAAAACAACAAATTCTTCAACTAGCACAAACTAGTGAAGCGAAATATAGACTTCTTGTAGAAGAGTCACCTGTGGCAATCATCATCCTTGAACTACATAAAGAAAACTGGACGTTTATCAATCAAACAGGAATTAAAATGTTAGGTGGACATAGTCTACTAGAAATAACTTCAAAATCTCTATTTACCTATATTCATCCTGAGGAGCATGCAGCTGTAAAAGAAAGAATTCAACAGTTAATTGAGGGGAAGAAGGTTGAGGATAGGGAAATAAAGTTCGTTCGACTTGATGGCGAGGTTATTCATGTAGAGGTTACCATCATTCCATTTAATTATATGGGAAATGCTGCAATCCATATTGTAGCTAGAGATGTTACAGAAATAAAAAAGACAAATGAATATATTTCTCAATCCGAAAAGCTGTCTGTTGTGGGACAACTTGCTGCTGGTATTGCTCATGAAATTAGAAATCCATTAACAAGCCTAAGAGGATTTACTCAATTAGTGGAGAGTACTGAAGCGGATAGCACCTATATTCAGATTATGTTAGGAGAAATTGATCGGATTAATTCAATAGTAAGTGAATTATTACTGCTGTCTAAGCCAACTGAAGGAGAGTTCAGAGAGATTGAAATTGCCGAGCTCTTACACAGTGTCGTAATACTAATGAACACTCAAGCTACCTTACAAAACATTGAAATTAAATATCAAAATCTTGTAGACGAGAAACACGTCATAATTAATGGTTTGGAAAATAAACTAAAGCAAATCTTTATAAATCTCATAAAAAATGCAATTGAAGCAATGGAAGCTGGCGGAGAAATTAACATTAATATCAAAAAAGAGGAAAACACCGTAATACTTCAATTTTGTGATCAAGGTTGTGGAATTCCTGAAGAATACCTGTCAAAAATCGGCCAGCCTTTCTTTACCACAAAGGAAACAGGAACTGGACTAGGCTTGATGGTGTGTAAAAGTATCATGGATAATCATCATGGCAAGATGTCTATTCAAAGTGAGCTTGGGGTTGGAACAACTATTACCTTAACATTCCCGTTAAGTGATGTTTACGAGAAAAGAGAAGAATACCTCATCGCCCATGTCTAAACATAATTTTGCAGTTGATATATTTTAAATGAACATTTTG
This window contains:
- a CDS encoding response regulator; translation: MERPIINILMVDDRPENLQALEAVLGSSGYQLTKAYSGEEALKWLLIKDFAIILLDVQMPGLDGFETAKLIRARKKSEDVPIIFITALTQTQDYAMNGYTAGAIDFLFKPFNPSILKSKIEGFVKIYETKWQLQKQYELLQQQSKELDEAHSKLEQLVEQRTQELRLTNESLQREMKEKQQILQLAQTSEAKYRLLVEESPVAIIILELHKENWTFINQTGIKMLGGHSLLEITSKSLFTYIHPEEHAAVKERIQQLIEGKKVEDREIKFVRLDGEVIHVEVTIIPFNYMGNAAIHIVARDVTEIKKTNEYISQSEKLSVVGQLAAGIAHEIRNPLTSLRGFTQLVESTEADSTYIQIMLGEIDRINSIVSELLLLSKPTEGEFREIEIAELLHSVVILMNTQATLQNIEIKYQNLVDEKHVIINGLENKLKQIFINLIKNAIEAMEAGGEININIKKEENTVILQFCDQGCGIPEEYLSKIGQPFFTTKETGTGLGLMVCKSIMDNHHGKMSIQSELGVGTTITLTFPLSDVYEKREEYLIAHV